Proteins encoded by one window of Castor canadensis chromosome 2, mCasCan1.hap1v2, whole genome shotgun sequence:
- the LOC109678191 gene encoding olfactory receptor 8G50-like — protein sequence MAERNHSTVTEFILAGLTDKPELQLPLFLFFLGIYVLTVWGNLGMIFLIGLSSHLHTPMYLFLASLSFIDLCQSTVITPKMLVNFVAEKNIISYPECLTQLYFLCVFAIAECYMLASMAYDRYVAICNPLLYTVTMSYEVCSWMVVGVYGMGFVGATAHTVCMLRLIFCNNDVVNHYFCDLFPLLELSCSSTCINEVVILCFSAFNIVVPTLIILGSYIFIIVNILQIPSTEGRSKAFSTCSSHFSAVSVFFGTLAFMYLQPSSVHSRDQGKVSSVFYTIVIPMLNPLIYSLRNKDVKVALTKSLKKRCFL from the coding sequence atggCAGAAAGAAATCACTCCACAGTGACTGAATTTATTCTCGCTGGGTTAACAGATAAACCAGAGCTCCAGCtgcccctcttcctcttcttcctaggAATCTATGTGCTCACAGTGTGGGGGAACCTGGGCATGATCTTCCTGATCGGGCTTAGTTCCCACCTGCACACCCCTATGTACTTATTCCTTGCCAGTCTGTCCTTCATTGACTTGTGCCAGTCCACTGTCATTACCCCCAAAATGCTGGTGAACTTTGTGGCAGAGAAGAACATCATCTCCTACCCTGAATGCTTGACTCAGCTGTATTTCTTGTGTGTTTTTGCTATTGCAGAGTGTTATATGCTAGCTtcaatggcctatgaccgctatgttgcTATCTGTAATCCTTTGCTTTACACTGTTACCATGTCCTATGAAGTCTGTTCCTGGATGGTAGTTGGGGTGTATGGCATGGGTTTTGTTGGTGCCACAGCCCATACAGTGTGTATGCTAAGACTGATTTTCTGTAACAATGATGTAGTAAACCATTATTTTTGTGATCTTTTTCCATTACTGGAGCTCTCCTGCTCTAGTACTTGTATCAATGAGGTGGTAATTCTGTGCTTCAGTGCATTTAATATTGTTGTCCCAACCCTGATCATCCTTGGCTCTTACATCTTCATCATTGTCAACATCCTTCAAATTCCCTCCACTGAGGGCAGGTCCAAAGCCTTCAGTACTTGCAGCTCTCACTTCTCTGctgtttctgtcttctttggAACTCTAGCATTCATGTACCTGCAGCCATCTTCAGTCCACTCCAGGGATCAAGGGAAAGTGTCCTCTGTGTTTTATACCATTGTTATACCAATGCTGAATCCCTTGATTTACAGCCTGCGGAATAAGGATGTCAAAGTGGCCCTAACTAAGTCTcttaaaaaaagatgttttctaTGA